One Corynebacterium yudongzhengii DNA window includes the following coding sequences:
- a CDS encoding YihY/virulence factor BrkB family protein, whose protein sequence is MHNPFRTAPTLKQRWYVLRRSVVAFWMGREIDNGAKLTFFTSLAFAPTLLALYSLATLFLANNQGLVADVTDRVVDDFVPEGYEAVAKDVVATVVGSAAGGIVGLIISIAISLFSASAYVRAFARTANDIYGVREGRPLYRLWLSMFLVTIVLVLGMLIVLAALGLNFPLVEALLVPIAEPLGLQNIVLALTETFLPIWQWLKWPVVAATLMLMLDVLYHFTPNTAPPKFRWLSSGSIIALFGITVVGALFFFYLRFLTSLSSYGAIGTVLALMFAVWGINIMVVFGLIVDVETERIYQLRDGRKSERDMDVELRDSKAIEFQDRVYSRLVDEGSQVRRAQGD, encoded by the coding sequence GTGCATAACCCGTTTAGAACCGCACCGACGCTAAAGCAGCGCTGGTATGTCCTGCGCCGCTCGGTGGTGGCGTTCTGGATGGGCCGGGAGATCGACAACGGCGCCAAGCTCACGTTCTTCACGTCCCTCGCGTTCGCGCCGACCTTGCTGGCGCTGTATTCGCTTGCCACGCTGTTTCTGGCCAACAATCAGGGGCTTGTGGCCGACGTCACCGATAGGGTTGTCGATGACTTCGTGCCGGAGGGCTACGAGGCCGTCGCTAAGGATGTGGTGGCCACCGTCGTCGGCTCCGCCGCCGGAGGCATCGTCGGTCTGATTATCTCGATCGCGATCTCGCTGTTCTCCGCGAGCGCGTACGTCCGCGCTTTTGCCCGCACCGCGAACGATATTTATGGCGTGCGCGAAGGCCGCCCGCTGTATCGACTGTGGCTGTCGATGTTCCTTGTCACCATCGTGCTCGTGCTCGGGATGCTCATCGTGCTCGCGGCACTCGGCCTGAACTTCCCGCTGGTCGAGGCCCTGTTAGTCCCGATCGCCGAGCCTCTCGGTCTGCAGAACATCGTGCTCGCGCTGACCGAGACCTTCCTGCCGATCTGGCAGTGGCTGAAGTGGCCGGTCGTCGCCGCCACGCTGATGCTCATGCTCGACGTGCTTTATCACTTCACCCCGAACACCGCCCCGCCGAAGTTCCGGTGGCTCTCGTCCGGCTCGATCATCGCGCTGTTCGGGATCACGGTCGTAGGCGCGCTGTTCTTCTTCTACCTGCGCTTCTTGACGAGCCTGAGCTCCTACGGCGCCATCGGTACGGTACTGGCCCTCATGTTCGCGGTCTGGGGCATCAACATCATGGTCGTCTTCGGGCTCATCGTCGACGTCGAGACCGAACGCATCTACCAACTGCGCGACGGCCGCAAATCTGAACGCGACATGGACGTCGAGCTCCGCGACAGCAAGGCGATCGAATTCCAGGACCGCGTCTACAGCCGGCTTGTCGACGAAGGAAGCCAGGTGCGCCGCGCCCAGGGCGACTAG
- a CDS encoding DUF6308 family protein, whose translation MKSVTGIRLPEALNDDDIAVGYLTTYYAPRLDKSSGRTEIDYTEAFFDRFGEDDEDPNRLLPADLMAVYLHGGTGFGLRVAAELLHANAEEYAGMLKDIGEDTNLWKASKKQVKKALKFESKLKELPGVGPATAGKLVARKRPKLYPIGDRVVSEALGTRSGVIWPLREELKENKDLVKKLKGLRKSAGLPKTISPVRVLDVVTWMEQKSL comes from the coding sequence ATGAAATCAGTGACCGGAATCCGCCTGCCCGAGGCCTTGAACGACGACGACATCGCCGTCGGATACCTCACCACCTACTACGCCCCGCGCCTGGATAAGTCCTCTGGGCGCACGGAGATTGACTACACCGAGGCCTTCTTCGACCGCTTCGGGGAAGACGACGAGGACCCGAACCGCCTCCTGCCGGCTGATCTCATGGCCGTCTACCTGCACGGCGGGACGGGCTTCGGCCTGCGCGTCGCCGCGGAGCTTTTGCACGCCAACGCCGAGGAATACGCCGGCATGCTCAAGGACATCGGTGAGGACACGAACCTCTGGAAGGCCTCGAAGAAGCAGGTCAAGAAGGCGCTGAAGTTCGAATCAAAGCTCAAAGAGCTCCCTGGGGTGGGCCCGGCGACCGCCGGCAAGCTGGTCGCGCGCAAGCGCCCGAAGCTCTACCCGATCGGTGACCGCGTGGTCTCGGAGGCGCTGGGCACCCGTTCGGGGGTTATCTGGCCGCTGCGCGAGGAACTCAAGGAAAACAAGGATCTGGTGAAGAAACTCAAGGGTCTGCGTAAATCCGCCGGCCTGCCCAAGACCATCTCCCCAGTGCGCGTGCTCGACGTAGTCACCTGGATGGAGCAGAAATCTCTCTAA
- a CDS encoding DUF418 domain-containing protein produces MTSPAAASRTRLVAPDLARGFALLGIAWANISSAWAIPPGNMAGAMLGGVGDNTLLDAPSVVASATFAHVRGLPMFTTLLGFGIGLLWLSLTRREYPEKNRRRLLYRRYGFLALFGLIHLVFIFFGDIMLTYGLLGLLVIALTRFDDKTLLILSGVLFAIPTLGTASTLLFTSPELLSTDPMKFLPDFADYPGYLLASLLVLLTVILGAPMYILTLMPLMLVGFVAARRGVHRHPEKYIRVLTGWVIVAAVVMLTIGLPWGLAEVGVLPNEWAPYFMDANQTLGMLTGPGIAAGILLACRRLQRSLDAGSPLPLPVAMLVALGKRSMTGYLLQSVIFFVVCLPFTLNLASDVGAFGQFLVALGTWLATLVFCWLLEKAGKPSPFEKVHRLLSYGRNGLPDRFPHADAHAASTGESGDASAKS; encoded by the coding sequence ATGACTTCTCCCGCCGCGGCTTCCCGCACTCGCCTCGTCGCCCCTGACCTCGCCCGCGGCTTCGCGCTGTTGGGTATCGCCTGGGCAAACATCTCTAGTGCTTGGGCGATCCCGCCGGGGAACATGGCGGGCGCGATGCTCGGCGGCGTCGGCGACAACACGCTTCTCGACGCCCCGTCCGTCGTCGCCTCCGCCACTTTCGCTCACGTGCGCGGGTTACCGATGTTTACCACGCTCCTCGGGTTCGGCATCGGGCTGCTCTGGCTCAGCCTCACGCGCCGGGAATACCCGGAGAAAAACCGCCGCCGGCTCCTGTACCGCCGCTACGGGTTCTTGGCCTTGTTCGGCCTGATCCACCTGGTGTTCATATTCTTCGGTGACATCATGCTGACGTACGGCCTGCTCGGCCTACTCGTCATCGCGCTTACTCGATTCGACGACAAAACGCTGCTCATCCTGTCGGGGGTCCTGTTTGCTATACCGACTCTCGGGACCGCGTCTACTCTGCTCTTTACCTCGCCGGAGCTACTCAGTACCGATCCCATGAAGTTCCTCCCCGACTTCGCCGACTACCCCGGCTACCTCTTAGCCAGCTTGCTCGTCTTACTCACGGTGATCCTGGGCGCACCGATGTACATCCTCACGCTCATGCCGCTCATGCTGGTCGGCTTCGTCGCCGCCCGCCGCGGCGTCCACCGCCACCCGGAGAAGTACATCCGAGTGCTGACCGGCTGGGTCATTGTCGCGGCAGTGGTCATGCTCACCATCGGACTGCCCTGGGGCCTCGCCGAGGTCGGCGTCCTGCCTAACGAGTGGGCCCCGTACTTCATGGACGCCAACCAGACCCTCGGTATGCTCACCGGCCCGGGCATTGCTGCCGGAATCCTGCTCGCGTGCCGACGCCTCCAGCGTTCCCTCGACGCCGGCTCCCCACTTCCGCTTCCGGTGGCCATGCTGGTCGCCCTTGGTAAGCGCTCAATGACGGGCTACCTGCTGCAATCCGTCATCTTCTTCGTGGTGTGCCTGCCGTTCACACTCAATCTCGCCTCGGATGTTGGAGCGTTCGGGCAGTTCCTCGTGGCGCTTGGGACGTGGCTGGCCACGTTGGTTTTCTGCTGGCTACTGGAAAAGGCAGGCAAGCCTAGCCCGTTCGAGAAGGTCCACCGTCTACTCTCCTACGGCCGCAACGGCCTGCCGGATCGCTTCCCACATGCTGATGCCCATGCAGCTAGCACAGGCGAATCCGGCGACGCGAGCGCCAAATCTTAG
- a CDS encoding serine hydrolase domain-containing protein, with protein MTMRDVLAEIDDWPVDTVAAAVISGDEVTTHGEVDNIFDLMSVTKPLSAWAFLVAVEEGIFELDEPLGPEGSTVRHLLAHASGVGFDSREPERDVEERRIYSSAGFEILAEKIEEVAGMTFRQYLRLAVLDPLEMHETALYGSAGHEAYSTLNDMIAFTRELIHPQLLHEKTVRDALSVQYPDLRGIVPGYGMQKPSPWGLGLEMHGTKDPHWMGTEMPEETFGHFGMSGTYLWMVPEWVDSPGAGTGAVVLTDRQFGDWAKPLWQEFNDEIWAEITR; from the coding sequence ATGACTATGCGAGACGTGCTCGCCGAGATCGACGACTGGCCGGTCGATACCGTGGCCGCCGCCGTCATCTCTGGCGATGAGGTGACCACCCATGGGGAAGTCGATAACATCTTCGATCTCATGAGCGTGACCAAACCGCTCAGTGCCTGGGCCTTCCTCGTCGCGGTGGAGGAGGGCATCTTCGAGCTCGACGAGCCGCTGGGCCCGGAAGGCTCCACCGTGCGCCACCTGCTTGCGCACGCCTCCGGGGTAGGTTTCGATTCGCGGGAACCGGAGCGCGACGTCGAAGAGCGCCGCATCTACTCCTCGGCCGGGTTCGAGATCCTCGCCGAGAAGATCGAAGAGGTCGCCGGGATGACCTTCCGCCAGTACCTGCGCCTGGCGGTGCTCGACCCGCTGGAGATGCACGAAACCGCGCTCTATGGCTCGGCCGGGCACGAGGCTTATTCGACGCTCAACGACATGATCGCTTTTACCCGCGAGCTCATCCACCCCCAACTTCTGCACGAGAAGACCGTGCGCGATGCGCTGAGCGTGCAGTATCCGGACCTGCGCGGCATCGTGCCGGGCTATGGGATGCAGAAACCCTCGCCCTGGGGCTTGGGCCTGGAGATGCACGGCACCAAGGACCCGCACTGGATGGGCACAGAGATGCCGGAGGAGACCTTCGGGCACTTCGGCATGTCGGGCACGTATCTGTGGATGGTGCCGGAGTGGGTCGATTCCCCGGGTGCCGGCACCGGCGCGGTGGTGCTCACCGACCGGCAATTCGGCGACTGGGCGAAACCGCTGTGGCAGGAGTTCAACGACGAGATCTGGGCTGAGATCACTCGCTAG